The Cohnella abietis genome has a segment encoding these proteins:
- a CDS encoding DUF3862 domain-containing protein — translation MKQLSFILIFALLLTACTDVKVSTSEGTVTKAQFEQIKDGMSYKEVVKIIGGEGELLTESGSPGDDLHTVMYQYNGKGSTGANANFMFQANKLVTKAQSGLK, via the coding sequence ATGAAGCAATTATCTTTTATCTTAATCTTTGCACTACTTTTGACTGCTTGTACAGATGTCAAAGTATCAACAAGTGAAGGTACGGTCACTAAGGCTCAATTTGAGCAAATCAAAGACGGAATGAGTTATAAAGAAGTGGTCAAGATCATAGGTGGAGAGGGAGAATTGTTAACTGAATCAGGTTCACCAGGAGACGACCTCCACACGGTTATGTATCAATATAACGGCAAGGGATCCACAGGGGCTAATGCAAATTTTATGTTTCAGGCCAATAAACTCGTCACTAAAGCACAATCTGGACTTAAATAA
- a CDS encoding taurine ABC transporter substrate-binding protein produces the protein MPANKLRRKGLLGILAIIVVLSTILSGCNSSKSGGKDKYPKEVTIGYQVIPNAELLVKTKGLAEKKFPNVKINWKAFDSGRDVNTAIAANSIDLGLAGSVPVAIGVTNKLPYQVYFLHDIIGEAESLAVRNSSGVKSVKDLAGKKVGVPFGSTAHFSLLSALKLEGLDASKVTILDLQPQDILAAWQRKDIDGAFVWNPILSKLIADDGSILVTAQQLADKGSITADVGVVRTAFANDYPNFLKDYVSVLDEAVKLYRDKPEEVAKDLAPVLSTDEKDALAQTKQLVWLTSAEQSNAKYLGSKKSESGFADVLLQTAQFLVDQKQIPSVPKLEDFQAAIRQEALKK, from the coding sequence ATGCCAGCAAACAAATTAAGAAGAAAAGGTTTACTTGGGATTCTTGCCATTATTGTTGTACTATCCACTATTCTATCAGGCTGCAATTCGAGCAAATCAGGAGGAAAGGACAAATATCCGAAAGAAGTGACTATCGGCTATCAAGTCATTCCTAACGCAGAGCTATTGGTTAAAACAAAAGGGTTAGCTGAGAAAAAGTTTCCGAATGTGAAAATTAACTGGAAGGCATTCGATTCCGGACGTGATGTGAATACGGCTATTGCAGCAAATAGTATTGATTTGGGCCTTGCTGGATCAGTTCCCGTCGCTATCGGAGTTACTAATAAGCTTCCCTACCAGGTCTATTTTCTACATGATATTATCGGCGAAGCCGAATCTCTAGCTGTTCGCAATAGCTCGGGTGTCAAGAGTGTTAAAGATCTAGCAGGTAAAAAGGTAGGCGTACCTTTCGGCTCCACCGCGCATTTCAGCCTGCTGTCCGCATTGAAATTAGAGGGCTTAGACGCCTCTAAGGTTACGATACTTGATCTTCAGCCTCAGGATATTCTTGCTGCATGGCAGCGTAAAGATATCGATGGCGCCTTCGTATGGAATCCGATCCTAAGTAAGCTCATTGCCGATGATGGCTCAATTCTTGTGACTGCACAGCAATTGGCAGACAAAGGTAGCATTACCGCTGACGTAGGTGTCGTTCGGACTGCATTCGCGAATGACTATCCTAATTTCTTAAAGGATTATGTGTCCGTCCTCGACGAGGCAGTTAAGCTTTACCGCGATAAGCCTGAAGAGGTAGCAAAAGATTTAGCCCCTGTGCTTAGCACAGATGAGAAAGATGCTCTTGCCCAGACGAAACAGCTCGTATGGCTGACATCTGCAGAACAAAGCAATGCCAAATACTTGGGCAGTAAAAAGAGTGAAAGCGGCTTTGCTGACGTCCTTCTCCAAACGGCACAGTTTCTAGTTGACCAGAAGCAAATTCCATCGGTTCCTAAGCTGGAGGATTTCCAAGCAGCCATTCGTCAGGAAGCATTAAAGAAATAG
- a CDS encoding alpha-lytic protease prodomain-containing protein — translation MTKVKKIFAAAIVFTLLVGILINSSIEKANASIQNIDDSETQINYIPIEVKDYVKVPDFINKLSPKERERFLLDLELSEQISKLSKSIKDKNIDIGGIYQDNTNRKIVIQVLNDNQKQAIQDLGVSDKYLIYEYVKYSNTDLKKFEASINDAVRSKLIEGVTAYWIDVKENKLVVAVDDYSSEKTLINYVNQDALKLAKISLVTD, via the coding sequence TTGACAAAAGTAAAAAAAATATTCGCAGCTGCAATTGTCTTTACTTTACTGGTAGGGATATTAATTAATAGTTCGATTGAAAAAGCAAATGCTTCAATTCAAAATATAGATGATTCAGAAACACAAATTAACTATATTCCAATTGAGGTTAAAGATTATGTTAAAGTACCTGACTTTATAAATAAATTATCACCAAAAGAGAGAGAAAGGTTTTTACTGGATTTAGAACTTTCGGAACAAATATCAAAACTTTCTAAATCAATAAAAGATAAAAACATTGATATTGGTGGGATTTACCAAGATAATACAAATCGAAAAATAGTCATTCAGGTGCTAAATGATAATCAGAAGCAAGCGATACAGGATCTAGGAGTAAGTGATAAATATCTTATATACGAATATGTTAAGTATTCAAATACTGATCTTAAAAAATTTGAAGCTAGTATAAACGACGCTGTAAGAAGTAAATTAATAGAAGGTGTAACAGCTTATTGGATTGATGTAAAAGAGAATAAATTAGTTGTAGCAGTTGATGATTACTCCTCCGAGAAGACACTGATTAATTATGTAAATCAAGATGCATTGAAGTTGGCTAAAATATCGTTAGTGACGGATTAA
- a CDS encoding SurA N-terminal domain-containing protein has translation MIKKLKYLSIVAIIIAVTATVATSVFASSPISIDSLFSGMKANLSKPGDLPDGNVIAKVGSKEITYKEFRENSENVKMFEKKAGASLNRSNNDILNDMIKKQLTVQYAIEKGIVVSDEEVQSYANEQREALQTVSEEAKEALKNLINISGLSENEYWKSDVLLSKYRNWIIINKLIESDNSLYTLEAFNSFQESLLKNSSQNVDIDQQNFAAIK, from the coding sequence ATGATAAAAAAATTAAAATATCTATCGATAGTTGCAATAATCATTGCAGTTACGGCAACTGTAGCAACATCAGTTTTTGCTTCATCCCCAATTTCAATTGATTCATTATTCTCGGGCATGAAAGCTAATCTAAGTAAGCCTGGGGATTTGCCTGACGGAAATGTAATTGCAAAAGTTGGTTCAAAAGAAATAACTTATAAAGAATTTCGTGAGAACAGTGAAAATGTGAAAATGTTTGAAAAAAAAGCGGGGGCATCATTGAATCGAAGTAACAATGATATTCTCAACGATATGATTAAAAAACAATTGACTGTGCAATATGCAATTGAAAAAGGCATTGTGGTGTCTGATGAAGAGGTACAATCTTATGCAAACGAGCAAAGAGAGGCCCTTCAAACTGTTTCAGAAGAAGCAAAGGAAGCATTGAAGAACTTAATCAACATAAGTGGTCTTTCCGAAAATGAGTATTGGAAGAGTGATGTTCTGCTTTCCAAATATCGAAACTGGATAATAATTAATAAACTAATTGAATCTGATAACTCACTCTATACTCTCGAAGCATTTAACTCTTTCCAAGAATCACTACTGAAAAATTCCAGTCAAAATGTAGATATTGATCAACAAAATTTTGCCGCAATAAAATAG
- a CDS encoding ABC transporter permease: MNTRNLGISLLAVIIAFSAWWIVSVSGAVSHLFLPTPVAVWKAFLEVINEGYKGSPLVTHIGESLKRLAIAFAIALLTAIPIGMLSGYFAKVRAFVDPFIEFYRPLPPLAYYTILVLWLGIGDSSKIALLALAAFAPLYLAVVSGVSKVPKDRINGARSLGAKDWDIFVHVIFPSTLPDLFTGIRTSIGMTYTTLVAAEMVAAVSGMGWMVLDASKFLRSDIIFVGIILMGLIAVLIDVLIRWLEYNRVPWKGKE, encoded by the coding sequence ATGAATACCCGCAATCTTGGAATATCATTGCTAGCAGTCATTATCGCCTTCTCAGCTTGGTGGATCGTCAGCGTAAGCGGAGCGGTTAGCCATTTATTCCTCCCAACCCCAGTTGCAGTGTGGAAAGCTTTCTTGGAGGTTATTAACGAAGGCTACAAGGGTAGTCCTTTAGTTACTCATATCGGTGAAAGCCTCAAGCGATTAGCTATTGCATTTGCCATTGCTCTTCTTACTGCCATTCCGATTGGGATGTTAAGTGGATATTTCGCCAAAGTACGAGCATTCGTCGATCCATTTATCGAGTTTTACCGGCCACTTCCTCCTCTTGCTTATTACACAATACTTGTTCTATGGCTGGGCATTGGTGATTCCTCGAAAATTGCACTATTAGCCTTGGCTGCATTCGCTCCGCTTTACTTGGCCGTTGTTTCCGGCGTATCTAAGGTACCTAAGGATAGGATTAACGGGGCCAGATCTCTCGGCGCGAAGGATTGGGACATTTTCGTCCACGTTATCTTTCCCTCCACCCTACCGGATCTTTTTACAGGTATCCGTACCTCAATTGGTATGACCTATACGACACTAGTAGCAGCAGAAATGGTGGCGGCCGTTTCGGGTATGGGCTGGATGGTACTAGATGCAAGTAAGTTTTTACGTAGCGACATTATTTTCGTAGGCATCATTCTCATGGGGTTAATTGCCGTTCTGATCGACGTGTTGATTAGATGGCTCGAATATAACCGCGTTCCTTGGAAAGGCAAGGAATAA
- a CDS encoding ABC transporter ATP-binding protein — MALSIAHTQLPEASPSIDGELLIAVEDLSLSYGSGKRNKQVLGHINLEIREQEFVAVLGSSGCGKTSLLRILAGYEQLSAGRINVLGKDRVSPNADVGVVFQHANLFPWLSVQNNVQFGLKMKRLPKPQREEIASEIIAQVGLAPFAHYLPYQLSGGMKQRAAIARTLAADPRIMLMDEPFGALDAITRENLQSMLKLIWKNSRRTVFFITHDVDEALFLGTRIIVMNGSPGRIGTDIANPIFEDGGSIASLRKNKEYSFLRESLLERM, encoded by the coding sequence ATGGCTCTCTCTATTGCCCACACACAGCTACCTGAAGCCTCTCCATCTATTGATGGAGAGCTTCTCATAGCCGTAGAGGATTTGTCCTTGAGCTACGGCTCAGGCAAACGGAATAAACAGGTGCTTGGCCATATTAATTTAGAAATTCGCGAGCAAGAATTTGTTGCCGTGTTAGGCTCATCTGGCTGCGGCAAAACTTCGCTCCTCCGTATTCTCGCTGGGTACGAGCAGCTAAGTGCCGGTCGAATCAATGTACTGGGCAAGGATCGGGTTTCCCCCAATGCAGACGTCGGAGTCGTTTTCCAGCACGCTAACCTGTTCCCATGGCTTAGTGTGCAGAATAACGTGCAATTCGGATTAAAAATGAAACGATTGCCGAAGCCGCAACGTGAGGAGATTGCTTCCGAAATTATAGCCCAAGTCGGATTAGCTCCATTCGCTCATTATTTACCTTACCAGCTATCTGGGGGTATGAAGCAGCGGGCGGCTATTGCAAGAACGTTAGCGGCTGATCCCCGGATTATGCTCATGGATGAGCCCTTCGGCGCCCTGGATGCCATTACTCGGGAAAATCTGCAATCCATGCTCAAGCTTATCTGGAAAAATAGTCGTCGAACAGTCTTTTTCATTACTCACGATGTGGATGAGGCCTTATTCTTGGGAACACGAATCATCGTCATGAATGGTTCACCAGGAAGAATCGGTACGGATATCGCTAACCCGATCTTTGAAGATGGCGGGAGCATAGCCTCACTTCGTAAAAATAAAGAATATTCCTTTCTAAGGGAATCGCTCCTCGAACGTATGTAA
- the ytvI gene encoding sporulation integral membrane protein YtvI, whose product MVGSLAFLYLLFTVGSPFLLALVVAIFLEPLTVLLMNKTRINRLAASTITSSLFTIILLGMLGLIGMKLVSELGSFFEKLPDILKNANVYIRQLIEQAQKYSNNGDAPVPDHLEQWLSNITAALSQLSAKISGILFGFASGIPDFFIFFIVFLVAVYLFTLSLPMMKTSFLSFFEEKSKRQVEEVLISLRNSVFGFLRAQLLLSVITYVLSFIGLLILGTAYPLAIALLIVVVDILPVLGVGSALIPWAIYQIIIGDTYTGVGLILLFLVITIIRRIVEPKILGDAVGIGALSALISLYVGYELVGLIGVFLGPIVVIMFMAMHKAGLFDFKIKFN is encoded by the coding sequence ATGGTAGGTTCGCTCGCCTTTTTGTATTTATTGTTTACCGTAGGCTCCCCATTCCTGTTAGCACTTGTGGTTGCGATTTTTTTAGAGCCATTAACGGTACTTTTAATGAATAAGACCAGAATAAATCGATTGGCTGCTTCGACGATCACAAGCTCTTTGTTCACAATAATATTGTTAGGGATGCTCGGGCTGATAGGAATGAAGCTTGTCAGTGAGCTAGGAAGCTTTTTCGAGAAATTACCTGACATACTTAAAAATGCGAATGTTTACATAAGACAGTTAATCGAGCAGGCACAGAAATATTCTAACAATGGCGATGCACCAGTGCCCGATCATTTGGAGCAATGGCTGTCAAATATTACTGCTGCATTGAGTCAGCTGTCAGCGAAGATTTCTGGCATACTGTTTGGATTTGCTTCTGGCATACCTGACTTCTTCATTTTCTTTATCGTATTCTTGGTTGCTGTCTACTTGTTCACCCTAAGCCTACCGATGATGAAAACCTCTTTTCTGTCTTTTTTTGAGGAAAAATCTAAGCGTCAGGTAGAAGAGGTATTGATTAGCTTAAGGAATTCTGTCTTTGGGTTTCTACGTGCTCAGCTTTTACTTAGTGTTATAACCTATGTGTTATCTTTCATCGGCTTGCTTATTCTCGGGACGGCTTATCCATTAGCTATTGCTTTATTGATTGTCGTCGTAGATATTTTGCCAGTGCTAGGTGTAGGCTCCGCGCTTATTCCATGGGCAATCTATCAGATTATTATTGGTGACACCTATACGGGAGTAGGATTAATTCTGCTATTCCTTGTCATTACAATCATCCGCCGAATTGTTGAGCCGAAGATACTTGGAGATGCGGTAGGTATTGGCGCTTTATCCGCTTTGATCAGCTTATACGTGGGCTACGAGCTCGTTGGGCTAATCGGAGTATTCTTAGGGCCTATTGTTGTTATCATGTTCATGGCTATGCATAAAGCAGGATTGTTTGATTTCAAAATTAAGTTTAATTAG